A DNA window from Plasmodium brasilianum strain Bolivian I chromosome 12, whole genome shotgun sequence contains the following coding sequences:
- a CDS encoding protein transport protein YIP1, with protein sequence MNYYNQKIINRANNRNDNNKESNFANAENNLSTSPFSLNKNLYDNNPYSKPSNIFPSTPFENNLYTNNSQKKNLNYIDINTSSNSNINSYGKSIISSSIHNNHNIQNNSNNNVNINNNYSNSGSNYINVVATNPFNNQTNAHSDVINKDSDTFFSNYSSSKKSNIKENEHKQEKDEDEEDELPLLEELGINFDLISKRMKSVFMFYKIDDTLFENSDLSGPLIIVLSLGFILLLAGKASFSYIYLIGIVSSLSIYLLLNMMSQNATLDLYRTISMLGYALLPLVILSLISIIINLR encoded by the exons atgaattactACAATCAAAAAATCATTAATAGGGCAAATAATAGAaacgataataataaagagtCAAATTTTGCTAATgctgaaaataatttaagtacAAGTCCATTtagtttaaataaaaacttgTACGACAACAATCCTTATAGCAAACCTAGTAACATATTTCCGAGTACAccatttgaaaataatttatatacaaataattcgcaaaagaaaaatttaaattacatTGACATTAACACTagcagtaacagtaacataAACAGCTACGGTAAAAGTATTATCTCTAGCAGTATACATAATAAccataatatacaaaataacagtaataataatgttaatattaataataactaTAGCAACAGTGGTAGTAACTACATTAACGTGGTAGCTACAAACCCATTCAACAATCAGACAAATGCACACAGTGATGTAATTAATAAAGACAGTGATACTTTTTTCAGTAATTATAGTTCTTCAAAAAAGAGtaacataaaagaaaatgaacaTAAACAGGAAAAAGACGAGGATGAAGAAGACGAACTACCATTACTGGAAGAACTTGGAATTAACTTTGATTTGATTTCTAAAAGAATGAAATCagtttttatgttttacaa AATTGATGATactttatttgaaaattcgGATTTATCGGGTCCTTTAATTATTGTTCTTTCCCTAGGatttatactattatta gCTGGAAAAGCATCCTTCAGTTACATTTACTTAATTGGAATTGTCAGTAGCCTTAGTATATATTTGCTACTAAATATGATGAGCCAG AATGCTACATTGGACTTGTATCGAACAATAAGTATGTTAGGATACGCTTTGCTCCCTTTGGTTATTTTGTCTCTTATTTCGatcattattaatttacGGTAA